In Serratia sp. FDAARGOS_506, a genomic segment contains:
- a CDS encoding class I fructose-bisphosphate aldolase, which produces MQLSSKVRMNRLFNNGKCLDVAIDHGIANEPDFLIGLEDIERVMGNLIAARPDAIQVNYGQADLLQRAPQREKPALVMRTDVGNAYNAARHREMWAVLHNPEAPILAALQMDAAAVVVNLYMIPDEPGIFRQCVENIGRLRHACDQYAMPLMIEPLVMAPAGQGAAYGSLGDVEKIVPLVRLARELGADIIKADPTERVEDFHRVVEAARCPTLVRGGGKGELGPVLEKSAALMAQGASGMVYGRNVYQHSNPSQVVRALMAIIHQGASGQQALEIYHQQ; this is translated from the coding sequence ATGCAGCTCAGCAGTAAGGTGCGGATGAACCGCCTGTTCAACAACGGCAAATGCCTGGATGTGGCGATCGATCACGGCATCGCCAACGAACCGGATTTCTTGATCGGCCTGGAAGATATCGAACGGGTGATGGGCAACCTGATCGCCGCGCGCCCCGACGCCATTCAGGTCAACTACGGCCAGGCGGATCTGCTGCAGCGCGCGCCGCAGCGCGAAAAACCGGCGCTGGTGATGCGCACCGACGTCGGCAACGCCTATAACGCCGCGCGCCACCGCGAAATGTGGGCGGTGCTGCACAACCCCGAGGCGCCGATCCTGGCGGCGCTGCAAATGGACGCCGCCGCGGTGGTGGTCAATCTGTATATGATCCCGGATGAGCCCGGCATTTTCCGCCAGTGCGTGGAGAACATCGGCCGCCTGCGCCACGCCTGCGATCAATACGCCATGCCGCTGATGATCGAACCGCTGGTGATGGCCCCGGCCGGCCAGGGCGCCGCCTACGGATCGCTCGGCGACGTGGAGAAGATCGTGCCGCTGGTGCGGCTGGCGCGCGAGCTGGGCGCCGACATCATCAAGGCCGACCCGACCGAACGGGTGGAAGATTTCCACCGCGTGGTGGAAGCGGCGCGCTGCCCGACGCTGGTGCGCGGCGGCGGCAAGGGGGAGCTGGGGCCGGTGCTGGAGAAATCCGCCGCGCTGATGGCCCAGGGTGCCTCCGGCATGGTTTACGGCCGCAACGTCTATCAACACAGCAATCCGTCGCAGGTGGTGCGCGCGTTGATGGCAATCATCCATCAGGGCGCCAGCGGTCAACAGGCGCTGGAGATCTACCACCAGCAGTGA
- a CDS encoding universal stress protein, with protein MCYHHIVIATDLSDDGKRLVEKGALLAEALQAKLSLIYVDVHYDTYHAAIGFSERSDDGVPFEEKIRKELEPTTQNVNYPIAEVIIGRGGFVDELRTAVVDKNIDLLVFGHHHDLWSNLFSSTRNAINQLNIDVLVIPIRS; from the coding sequence ATGTGTTACCACCATATTGTCATCGCCACCGATCTGAGCGATGACGGCAAACGGCTGGTCGAAAAGGGGGCGCTGCTGGCGGAGGCGCTGCAGGCCAAACTCTCGCTGATCTATGTGGACGTTCACTACGACACCTACCACGCGGCGATTGGCTTTTCGGAGCGCAGCGATGACGGCGTGCCGTTCGAAGAGAAGATCCGCAAAGAGCTGGAGCCTACCACGCAAAACGTCAATTACCCGATCGCGGAAGTGATTATCGGGCGCGGCGGCTTCGTTGACGAACTGCGTACGGCAGTCGTGGATAAGAACATCGACCTGCTGGTGTTCGGCCATCACCACGATCTGTGGAGCAACCTGTTTTCTTCTACCCGCAATGCCATCAATCAGCTGAATATCGACGTGCTGGTGATCCCGATCCGTTCATAA
- a CDS encoding SDR family oxidoreductase, with translation MNALNGKVAVIGGASSGIGRAAALLFARQGAALVLGARRERLLAELVEDIRREGGRALAVAGDVRDEAFAERLTATAVDEFGGLDIAFNNAGTLGPLGPSLALTASEWREVLETNLSSAYYGAKYQIPAMLARGAGSVIFTSTFVGHTAAFPGTAAYAAGKSGLIGLTQALAVEFGGRGIRVNALLPGGTDTAMGRQMSTTPEALVQVADLHALKRLAMPEEIAQAALYLASDASSFVTGTAMLVDGGVSIQRG, from the coding sequence ATGAACGCATTGAACGGTAAGGTGGCGGTGATTGGCGGCGCCAGTTCGGGGATCGGGCGGGCGGCGGCGCTGCTGTTCGCCCGGCAGGGCGCAGCACTGGTGTTGGGCGCCCGGCGCGAGCGGCTGTTGGCGGAGCTGGTGGAGGACATTCGGCGCGAGGGCGGTCGGGCGCTCGCGGTTGCAGGCGACGTGCGCGATGAAGCCTTCGCCGAACGGCTGACGGCGACGGCGGTCGATGAATTCGGCGGGCTGGATATCGCCTTCAACAACGCCGGCACGCTGGGGCCGCTGGGGCCGTCGCTGGCGCTCACCGCGTCAGAATGGCGCGAGGTGCTGGAAACCAACCTGTCCAGCGCCTATTACGGCGCCAAATATCAAATCCCCGCCATGCTGGCGCGCGGCGCGGGCTCGGTGATTTTCACCTCCACCTTCGTCGGCCACACCGCGGCGTTTCCCGGCACGGCGGCCTATGCGGCCGGCAAGTCGGGGCTGATCGGCCTGACGCAGGCGCTGGCGGTGGAATTCGGCGGGCGCGGCATTCGGGTGAACGCGCTGCTGCCGGGCGGCACCGATACGGCGATGGGCCGGCAGATGAGCACTACCCCGGAGGCGCTGGTGCAGGTGGCCGATCTGCACGCGCTGAAGCGGCTGGCGATGCCGGAAGAGATCGCGCAGGCGGCGCTGTATCTGGCGTCCGACGCTTCGTCATTCGTCACCGGCACCGCGATGCTGGTGGACGGCGGCGTGTCCATCCAGCGCGGCTGA
- a CDS encoding ABC transporter permease — translation MSNVKIEKPLSADSAGKGTLFSGLSGKMPKDTGIFIVMIGIALIFEILGWYMRDQSFLLNPNRLLLIVLQVAIIGIIAVGVTQVIITTGIDLSSGSLIALTAVVAASLAQTSDSISPMYPGLLDLPAAIPIGAGIGVGIVCGFINGFLITRTGIPPFIATLGMMVSARGLAQYYTKGNPVSFLSDGFTSIGQGAMPVIIFLVIAVIFHIALKHTRYGKYIYAIGGNMTSARVSGINVNKYLVTVYTIAGGLAGLAGVVLAARVSSGQSSMGMSYELDAIAAAVIGGSSLMGGVGRITGTLIGAVILGLIKSGFTFIGVDSYIQDIIKGVIIVAAVSIDMRRNRKKH, via the coding sequence ATGAGTAACGTAAAGATTGAGAAGCCGCTCTCCGCCGATTCAGCGGGCAAGGGAACGTTGTTCTCCGGGCTGAGCGGCAAAATGCCGAAGGATACCGGCATCTTCATCGTGATGATCGGCATCGCGCTGATCTTCGAAATCCTCGGTTGGTACATGCGCGATCAGTCGTTCCTGCTGAACCCGAATCGCCTGCTGCTGATCGTGCTGCAGGTGGCGATCATCGGCATCATCGCGGTGGGCGTCACCCAGGTGATCATCACCACCGGCATCGATCTCTCCTCCGGCTCGCTGATTGCGCTGACCGCGGTGGTGGCGGCCAGCCTGGCGCAGACCTCGGACAGCATCTCGCCGATGTACCCGGGGCTGCTCGATCTGCCGGCGGCGATCCCGATTGGTGCGGGGATCGGGGTGGGCATCGTCTGCGGCTTTATCAACGGCTTCCTGATCACACGCACCGGCATTCCGCCGTTCATCGCCACGCTGGGGATGATGGTGTCGGCGCGCGGCCTGGCGCAGTACTACACCAAAGGCAACCCGGTCAGCTTCCTGTCGGACGGCTTCACGTCAATCGGCCAGGGCGCGATGCCGGTGATCATCTTCCTGGTAATCGCGGTGATCTTCCATATCGCACTCAAGCACACCCGCTACGGCAAATACATCTACGCCATCGGCGGCAACATGACTTCGGCGCGGGTTTCCGGCATCAACGTCAATAAGTACCTGGTGACGGTGTACACCATCGCCGGCGGCCTGGCGGGGTTGGCGGGCGTGGTGCTGGCGGCGCGCGTCAGCAGCGGCCAGTCGAGCATGGGGATGTCCTACGAGCTGGACGCCATCGCCGCGGCGGTGATCGGCGGCAGCAGCCTGATGGGCGGCGTCGGGCGCATTACCGGCACGCTGATCGGCGCGGTGATCCTCGGCCTGATCAAAAGCGGCTTCACCTTTATCGGCGTCGATTCTTACATTCAGGACATCATCAAGGGCGTGATTATCGTTGCCGCCGTGTCGATCGACATGCGGCGCAACCGCAAAAAACACTGA
- the metQ gene encoding methionine ABC transporter substrate-binding lipoprotein MetQ, whose product MTFTLKNLTLTLAAAGTLLLTACGPTAQDDHHIKVGISAGIDQSLWAVVQKVAKQKYALDVEVVTFNDYVLPNEALNNGDLDVNAFQHKPYLDKQMQERGYKLAAVGNTFVYPIAGYSKKITALSQLPDGAQVAVPNDPTNLGRSLLLLQKQGLITLKDGVGLLPTALDIVGNPKKLKIVEIEAPQLPRALDDKKVTLAIINTNYSSQIGLSPAKDGLFVEDKNSPYVNIFASRIDNKDSEKVKDLVKAYQTDEVAASAADIYKGDAVKGW is encoded by the coding sequence ATGACATTTACGCTGAAAAACCTCACCCTGACGCTGGCCGCCGCCGGCACGCTGCTGCTGACCGCCTGCGGCCCGACGGCACAGGACGATCACCACATCAAGGTCGGCATCAGCGCCGGTATCGATCAGTCGCTGTGGGCGGTGGTGCAGAAGGTCGCCAAGCAGAAATACGCTCTGGACGTGGAGGTGGTGACCTTCAACGACTACGTGCTGCCGAACGAGGCACTGAACAACGGCGACCTGGACGTTAACGCCTTCCAGCACAAGCCGTATCTGGACAAACAGATGCAGGAACGCGGCTACAAGCTGGCGGCGGTGGGCAACACCTTCGTCTACCCGATCGCCGGCTATTCGAAGAAGATAACCGCACTCAGCCAGTTGCCGGACGGCGCGCAAGTGGCGGTGCCGAACGATCCGACCAACCTGGGCCGCTCCCTGCTGCTGCTGCAAAAACAGGGGCTGATTACCCTGAAGGACGGCGTCGGCCTGCTGCCGACCGCGCTGGACATCGTCGGCAACCCGAAAAAACTGAAGATCGTCGAGATTGAGGCGCCGCAGCTGCCGCGCGCGCTGGACGACAAAAAGGTGACGCTGGCGATCATCAACACCAACTATTCCAGCCAGATCGGCCTGTCGCCGGCCAAGGACGGGCTGTTTGTCGAAGACAAAAACTCCCCGTACGTCAACATCTTCGCCAGCCGCATCGACAACAAAGACAGCGAGAAAGTCAAGGATCTGGTCAAGGCCTATCAGACTGACGAAGTAGCGGCCAGCGCCGCCGACATCTACAAGGGCGACGCCGTCAAAGGCTGGTAA
- the ygjJ gene encoding protein YgjJ: MKSISHHALLPLLLLVSAPAWAAQEPVTPAERNQLPPPPLPDSTATALRFYGELGIGGSVYLNGEHQHKYSDGTYIEGGLEIKRGHWFGLIYGEGWTVQADSQGHAWTPDHSWGGFEGGLNRLYGGYRTDDGTEMMLSVRNDSSLDDLQWWGDFTPEYGYVLPNTRDLSYAAKLQNLTGRFRYSVTAAPESRIDESKALLHFGKYDRYSDKYTYRAMVNGYTQYDLQDNLTLLTGVEVTDGLGQLFLLGLRGKHLAGRVWHHTGKGNSGGHPGSESGLMLSAMTETAKGLYLSTAYSYARHRFDSAADTATSYAQFGVWYEYAGGKLATALDSKFFMRNDSTGASNSVFLMQYFYW; encoded by the coding sequence ATGAAATCAATAAGCCATCACGCTCTGTTGCCCTTGTTGCTGCTCGTTAGCGCGCCGGCCTGGGCGGCGCAAGAACCGGTTACGCCGGCGGAGCGCAATCAACTCCCTCCACCGCCGCTTCCCGATAGCACCGCGACCGCCCTGCGTTTTTACGGCGAGCTCGGCATCGGCGGTAGCGTCTATTTGAACGGCGAACATCAGCATAAATACAGCGACGGCACCTATATCGAAGGTGGCCTGGAGATCAAGCGGGGCCACTGGTTCGGCCTGATTTACGGCGAAGGCTGGACCGTGCAGGCGGACAGCCAGGGCCACGCCTGGACGCCGGACCACAGCTGGGGCGGCTTCGAGGGTGGGTTGAACCGCCTTTACGGCGGTTACCGCACCGACGACGGCACCGAGATGATGCTCAGCGTGCGCAACGATTCGTCGCTCGACGATTTGCAATGGTGGGGCGACTTCACGCCGGAGTACGGCTACGTGCTCCCCAACACCCGCGATCTCAGCTACGCCGCCAAGCTGCAAAACCTGACCGGGCGCTTTCGCTACAGCGTGACGGCGGCCCCGGAAAGCCGCATCGACGAGAGCAAGGCGCTGCTGCACTTCGGCAAATACGACCGCTATTCCGACAAGTACACCTACCGGGCGATGGTCAACGGCTACACCCAGTACGACCTGCAGGATAATCTGACGCTGCTGACCGGCGTGGAAGTGACTGACGGTCTGGGGCAGCTGTTTCTGCTGGGGCTGCGCGGCAAGCACCTGGCCGGCCGCGTCTGGCACCACACCGGCAAAGGCAACAGCGGCGGCCATCCCGGCAGCGAGTCAGGCCTGATGCTCAGCGCGATGACGGAAACCGCCAAAGGCCTGTACCTTTCCACTGCCTACAGCTACGCCCGCCACCGGTTTGATAGCGCGGCGGATACCGCCACTTCATATGCCCAGTTCGGCGTCTGGTACGAGTACGCCGGCGGTAAGCTGGCCACCGCGCTGGACAGTAAATTCTTCATGCGCAACGACAGCACCGGCGCCAGCAACTCGGTGTTTCTGATGCAATATTTCTATTGGTAA
- the ygjK gene encoding alpha-glucosidase, whose product MNMTSLTPLAAALTLALTLTGCAPKAPDADAPLAERYKNVIDRRGAPHFMLDYDFDDHQRFNPFFDLGAWHGHLLPSGPEGMGGFPGPALLTEEYINFMANNFDRLSVYRDGKPVHFTMTAYSLPGALVQRLSAPGVTVNLTLRFAAARTSLLETQILTDTPLELVWDGELLERYAAKEQKPQPPATLEQAFPDYTRRIVPTADGLRVTFGKVRAPSQLMTSGQSEYQIHKSLPQRTTVDGHRFRAAARIAGSTTLYTTYSHLLTAEEAQREQRAIADILAHPQRYMAASAQRWERYLATGLSNPHATPEQTRVAVKAMETLNGNWRGAAGAMKFDSVTPSVTGRWFSGNQTWPWDTWKQAYAMAHFNPDVAKDNIRAVFAFQIRPGDTLRPWDAGFLPDLIAYNPSPERGGDGGNWNERNTKPSLAAWAVMEVYRVTGDKGWLAEMYPKLVAYHDWWLHNRDHNGNGVPEYGATRDKAHNTPDGRMLFTVKRGQREQTLAGLDNYDRIVREGHYDSIEIPAQTAASWESGRDDAAVFGFIDPDQLARYVAQGGKREDWQVKFAENRAPDGTLLGYSLLQESVDQASYMYSDNRYLAEMADVLGRGAEAAAFRAKADRLAAYINTCMFDKQSGFFYDIRIESRPLANGCAGKPIVERGKGPEGWSPLFNGAASQAHADAVVRVMKDPREFNTYVPLGTAALSNPAFGADIYWRGRVWVDQLYFGLKGMERYGYRDDAVAMAQAFFRHADGLIADGPIRENYNPLTGKQQGAPNFSWSAAHLYMLYNDFFTQ is encoded by the coding sequence ATGAACATGACTTCCCTGACCCCGCTGGCCGCTGCCCTCACCCTCGCGCTAACGCTGACGGGCTGCGCGCCGAAAGCGCCCGACGCCGACGCTCCGTTGGCCGAGCGCTATAAAAACGTCATCGACCGCCGCGGCGCGCCGCACTTCATGCTCGATTACGATTTCGACGATCACCAACGCTTCAATCCGTTCTTCGATCTCGGCGCCTGGCACGGCCACCTGTTGCCGAGCGGGCCGGAAGGCATGGGCGGTTTCCCCGGCCCGGCGCTGCTGACCGAAGAGTACATCAACTTTATGGCCAACAATTTCGATCGGCTCAGCGTCTATCGAGACGGTAAACCGGTGCATTTCACCATGACGGCCTACAGCCTGCCCGGCGCCCTGGTGCAGCGGCTCAGCGCACCGGGCGTGACCGTCAACCTGACGCTGCGCTTCGCCGCCGCACGCACCTCGTTGTTGGAAACCCAAATCCTGACCGACACGCCGCTGGAGCTGGTGTGGGACGGTGAATTGCTGGAGCGTTACGCGGCCAAAGAGCAAAAACCGCAGCCGCCGGCGACCCTCGAGCAGGCGTTTCCGGACTACACGCGCCGCATTGTGCCGACGGCTGACGGCCTGCGCGTCACCTTCGGCAAGGTGCGCGCGCCGTCGCAGCTGATGACATCCGGCCAGTCCGAGTATCAGATCCACAAGTCGCTGCCGCAGCGCACCACGGTCGACGGCCACCGCTTCCGCGCCGCGGCACGCATCGCCGGCTCCACCACCCTGTATACCACCTACTCGCACCTGCTCACCGCTGAAGAGGCGCAGCGCGAACAACGCGCTATCGCCGATATCCTCGCTCACCCGCAGCGCTATATGGCCGCCTCGGCCCAGCGTTGGGAACGCTATCTCGCCACTGGGCTCAGCAACCCGCACGCTACGCCGGAACAAACCCGCGTGGCGGTCAAAGCGATGGAAACGCTGAACGGCAACTGGCGCGGCGCAGCCGGGGCGATGAAGTTCGACTCGGTCACCCCGTCGGTGACCGGGCGCTGGTTCTCCGGCAACCAGACCTGGCCGTGGGACACCTGGAAACAGGCCTACGCCATGGCGCACTTCAACCCGGACGTGGCCAAGGACAACATTCGCGCGGTGTTCGCCTTCCAGATCAGGCCGGGCGACACCCTGCGCCCGTGGGACGCCGGTTTTCTGCCCGATCTTATCGCCTACAACCCCAGCCCGGAGCGCGGCGGCGACGGCGGCAACTGGAATGAGCGCAACACCAAGCCGAGCCTGGCGGCCTGGGCGGTGATGGAAGTGTATCGCGTCACCGGCGATAAGGGCTGGCTGGCGGAGATGTACCCGAAGCTGGTGGCCTACCATGACTGGTGGCTGCACAACCGCGATCACAACGGCAACGGCGTGCCGGAGTACGGCGCCACCCGCGACAAAGCGCACAATACCCCCGACGGACGCATGTTGTTCACCGTCAAGCGCGGACAACGCGAACAAACGCTGGCCGGCCTCGACAATTACGATCGCATCGTGCGCGAGGGGCATTATGACAGCATCGAGATCCCGGCGCAGACCGCCGCCTCCTGGGAGTCGGGCCGCGACGATGCGGCGGTATTCGGCTTTATCGATCCGGATCAATTGGCGCGCTACGTGGCTCAGGGCGGCAAACGCGAAGACTGGCAGGTGAAATTCGCCGAAAACCGCGCGCCGGACGGCACGCTGCTCGGCTATTCGCTGCTGCAGGAGTCGGTGGATCAGGCCAGCTATATGTATAGCGACAACCGCTATCTGGCAGAGATGGCTGATGTTCTGGGCCGCGGCGCCGAGGCCGCCGCCTTTCGCGCCAAAGCCGACCGACTGGCGGCCTACATCAACACCTGCATGTTCGACAAGCAGAGCGGTTTCTTCTATGACATCCGCATCGAAAGCCGGCCATTGGCCAACGGCTGCGCCGGCAAACCGATCGTCGAACGCGGCAAAGGGCCGGAAGGCTGGTCGCCGCTGTTCAATGGCGCCGCCAGCCAAGCACACGCCGATGCGGTGGTCAGGGTGATGAAGGATCCGCGCGAGTTCAATACCTACGTGCCGCTCGGCACCGCGGCGCTCAGCAACCCGGCGTTCGGCGCGGACATCTACTGGCGCGGCCGCGTGTGGGTCGATCAGCTGTATTTCGGCCTCAAGGGTATGGAACGCTACGGCTATCGCGACGACGCGGTGGCGATGGCGCAGGCCTTCTTCCGCCACGCCGACGGCCTGATCGCCGACGGGCCGATCCGCGAGAACTACAACCCGCTCACCGGCAAGCAGCAAGGCGCGCCGAACTTCTCCTGGAGCGCGGCGCACCTGTACATGCTGTATAACGACTTCTTCACGCAATAA
- a CDS encoding sugar ABC transporter substrate-binding protein produces MNYLKGLWLAVALCASTPAWAQTIGVSMAYFDQNFLTIIRQAIDKEAKARGITVQFEDARGDVGRQTDQVQSFISAGVDAIIVDPVNSASTPVMTKMVQAAGVPLVYVNRTPGDAKLPQGVVFVGSDERESGTLQMEELARLAGYQGNVAVMIGNLTDAGALQRTKDVEQVVAKYPKMKVVQKQSANYSRSEGMDLMMNWLTNGEAIDIVAANNDEMAIGAIMALQQAGKADKKVLIGGIDATPDGLKALASGKMQVTVFQDAVGQGKASVDVAQRMINGEKLEPYYWIPFELVTPATMQKYAARQ; encoded by the coding sequence ATGAACTACTTGAAAGGGCTGTGGCTGGCGGTGGCGCTGTGCGCGTCTACCCCGGCATGGGCACAAACCATCGGCGTGTCGATGGCCTATTTTGACCAGAACTTCCTCACCATCATCCGCCAGGCGATCGACAAGGAGGCCAAGGCGCGTGGCATCACCGTGCAGTTCGAGGACGCGCGCGGCGACGTCGGCCGCCAGACCGATCAGGTGCAGAGCTTTATCAGTGCCGGCGTGGACGCGATTATCGTCGATCCGGTCAACTCGGCCAGCACGCCGGTGATGACCAAAATGGTCCAGGCCGCCGGCGTGCCGCTGGTGTATGTGAACCGCACGCCGGGCGACGCCAAACTGCCGCAGGGCGTGGTGTTCGTCGGCTCCGACGAGCGGGAATCCGGCACGCTGCAGATGGAAGAGCTGGCGCGGCTGGCCGGCTATCAGGGTAACGTGGCGGTGATGATCGGCAACCTGACAGACGCCGGCGCGCTGCAGCGTACCAAAGACGTGGAGCAGGTGGTGGCCAAGTACCCGAAAATGAAGGTGGTGCAGAAGCAGAGCGCCAACTATTCACGCAGTGAAGGCATGGATCTGATGATGAACTGGCTGACCAACGGCGAAGCGATCGACATCGTCGCCGCCAACAACGACGAAATGGCGATTGGCGCAATCATGGCGCTGCAGCAGGCGGGCAAGGCGGACAAGAAAGTGCTGATCGGCGGTATCGACGCCACGCCGGACGGCCTCAAGGCGCTGGCCTCCGGCAAGATGCAGGTCACGGTGTTCCAGGACGCGGTCGGCCAGGGCAAAGCCTCGGTCGATGTGGCGCAGCGCATGATCAACGGTGAAAAGCTGGAGCCGTATTACTGGATCCCGTTCGAGCTGGTGACGCCGGCCACGATGCAGAAGTATGCGGCCAGGCAGTGA
- a CDS encoding sugar ABC transporter substrate-binding protein — MKLKKLIAASVLMCMLPASVLAKDIKIGVSMAYFDDNFLTILRQSMQNKMKADGNVSGQFEDAKGDIAQQIQQIENFVSQGVDAIILNPVDTQGVKPMIKLAEKAKIPLVFVNRKPEVALPAGMAYVGSDSKLAGKLQMEALAKLMNGKGNVMILMGELSSEATRDRTRGVEEVAANYPGIKIVDKQTAKFFRKEAVDVTTDWILSGQQIDAIASNNDEMAIGAILALKQAKKSGVLVAGVDGTPDALEFIKKGDLALSVFQDAKGQGEGAVQTAVQLVKGEKVESNVLIPYQLITQANYQQFADKNKK, encoded by the coding sequence ATGAAGCTGAAGAAACTGATCGCCGCCTCGGTACTGATGTGCATGCTGCCGGCCAGCGTGTTGGCGAAAGACATCAAGATCGGCGTTTCCATGGCTTACTTCGATGACAACTTCCTCACCATTCTGCGCCAGTCGATGCAAAACAAAATGAAGGCCGACGGCAACGTCAGCGGCCAGTTCGAAGACGCCAAGGGCGACATCGCGCAGCAAATTCAACAAATCGAAAACTTCGTCAGCCAGGGCGTCGACGCCATCATCCTGAATCCGGTGGATACCCAGGGCGTCAAGCCGATGATCAAGCTGGCCGAGAAGGCCAAGATCCCGCTGGTGTTCGTCAACCGCAAGCCGGAAGTGGCGCTGCCGGCCGGCATGGCCTACGTCGGCTCCGACTCCAAGCTGGCCGGCAAGCTGCAGATGGAAGCGCTGGCCAAGCTGATGAACGGCAAGGGCAACGTCATGATCCTGATGGGCGAGCTGTCGAGTGAAGCCACGCGCGACCGCACCCGCGGCGTGGAAGAGGTGGCGGCCAACTATCCCGGCATCAAAATAGTCGACAAGCAAACCGCCAAGTTCTTCCGCAAAGAGGCGGTGGACGTTACCACCGACTGGATTTTGTCCGGCCAGCAGATAGACGCCATCGCCTCCAACAACGACGAAATGGCCATCGGCGCTATTTTGGCGCTGAAGCAGGCCAAGAAATCCGGCGTGCTGGTGGCTGGCGTTGACGGCACGCCGGACGCGCTGGAGTTCATCAAGAAGGGCGATCTGGCGTTGAGCGTGTTCCAGGACGCCAAAGGCCAGGGCGAAGGCGCGGTGCAGACCGCCGTTCAACTGGTGAAAGGCGAGAAAGTGGAGAGCAACGTGCTGATCCCTTACCAGCTGATCACCCAGGCCAATTACCAGCAATTCGCCGATAAAAACAAGAAATAA
- a CDS encoding sugar ABC transporter ATP-binding protein: MYPYVLEAEGISKQFPGVKALDKVSIKIKPGSVHALMGENGAGKSTLMKCLIGIYHPDEGSIKIKGRPVTFSDTLQALHSGISMIHQELNLVPYMTVAENIWLGREPARLGFVNHEQLNEQTRELLARLNIKLQPETLVGELSIANQQMVEIAKAVSYNADVLIMDEPTSALTEGEVVHLFAIIRELREQGKGIIYISHKMDEIFAITDEVSIFRDGTFIACDKTENLTKQSLITMMVGRELTQMFPKFNNNIGEEVLRVAGLRRSGWFHDVSFSVKRGEILGVAGLVGAGRSEVMESLFGMHPADGGEIFIEGQAVKVDSPAKAIESGLAFLTEDRKKSGLFLVLSVVENMSIVNLSEYIGKNGFVSHVQMAKDCMAQIKKLNIKTPTMDQIINNLSGGNQQKVLIARWLLAQPKILILDEPTRGIDVGAKAEIYRLISELANRGVAIILVSSELPEILGMSDRVMVMHGGRITGILDKDDADQEKILALASE, translated from the coding sequence ATGTACCCTTATGTTCTTGAGGCCGAAGGCATCAGCAAGCAGTTCCCCGGCGTCAAAGCGCTGGATAAGGTCTCGATTAAAATCAAACCCGGCAGCGTGCACGCGCTGATGGGGGAAAACGGCGCGGGTAAATCGACGCTGATGAAATGCCTGATCGGCATCTACCACCCGGACGAAGGCTCGATCAAAATCAAAGGCCGGCCGGTCACCTTCAGCGATACGCTGCAGGCGCTGCATTCGGGCATTTCCATGATCCACCAGGAGCTGAACCTGGTGCCCTACATGACGGTGGCGGAAAACATCTGGCTGGGGCGCGAGCCGGCGCGGCTGGGGTTCGTCAACCACGAACAGCTGAATGAACAGACCCGCGAACTGCTGGCGCGGCTGAACATCAAACTGCAGCCGGAGACGCTGGTGGGTGAGCTGAGCATCGCCAACCAACAGATGGTGGAGATCGCCAAGGCGGTATCCTACAACGCCGACGTGCTGATCATGGATGAACCGACCTCGGCGCTGACCGAAGGCGAAGTGGTACACCTGTTCGCCATCATTCGCGAGCTGCGCGAGCAGGGCAAAGGCATCATCTATATCAGCCACAAGATGGACGAGATCTTCGCCATCACCGACGAAGTGAGCATTTTCCGCGACGGCACCTTCATCGCCTGCGACAAAACCGAGAACCTGACCAAACAGTCGCTGATCACCATGATGGTGGGGCGCGAACTGACGCAGATGTTCCCCAAATTCAACAACAATATCGGCGAGGAAGTCTTGCGGGTGGCAGGGCTGCGCCGCAGCGGCTGGTTCCATGACGTATCGTTCAGCGTCAAGCGCGGCGAGATCCTCGGCGTCGCCGGGCTGGTGGGCGCCGGGCGCAGCGAAGTGATGGAAAGCCTGTTCGGCATGCACCCGGCGGACGGCGGCGAGATCTTTATCGAAGGCCAGGCGGTGAAAGTGGATTCCCCGGCGAAGGCGATCGAGAGCGGGCTGGCGTTCCTTACCGAAGACCGCAAGAAATCCGGCCTGTTTCTGGTGCTGTCGGTGGTCGAGAACATGAGCATCGTCAACCTGTCGGAATACATCGGCAAGAACGGTTTCGTCAGCCACGTGCAGATGGCCAAAGACTGCATGGCGCAGATCAAAAAGCTCAATATCAAAACGCCGACCATGGATCAGATCATCAATAACCTCAGCGGCGGCAACCAGCAGAAGGTATTGATCGCGCGCTGGCTGCTGGCGCAGCCGAAAATTCTGATCCTCGACGAACCGACGCGCGGCATCGATGTAGGGGCGAAAGCGGAAATCTACCGCCTGATCAGCGAGCTGGCCAACCGCGGCGTCGCCATCATTCTGGTCTCCTCCGAGCTGCCGGAGATCCTCGGCATGAGCGACCGGGTGATGGTGATGCACGGCGGCCGCATCACCGGCATTTTGGACAAAGACGACGCGGACCAGGAGAAGATCCTGGCGCTGGCCTCAGAATAA